Genomic DNA from Nocardioides aquaticus:
CCCCGGTCTTCGGGCTGCAGGAGGTCCACCACACCGGCTGAGCGGCCGGAGCGGCCGGTGGGCCGGCCGCGCGCGGGAGGGCCCGGGAGGGGTCGGGGTGAGAACCCCCGCGCGCGGCTTGGGCGGATCTGGGATGATCCGAGGCATGAACGTCCCCGGTGGTGGCACCGTCAAACGCGTGGTGCTGGAGACCGTCGGCTGGCTCCTCGTCCTGATCGGCGTCGCCGCCCTGATCCTGCCCGGGCCGGGCCTGCTGTGCATCATGGCCGGTCTGATCGTGCTGTCCCAGCAGTACGAGTGGGCCGAGCGCCGCCTCGACCCGGTCAAGCGGCGCGCCCTGCGCGAGGCCGCCCGCAGCGTCTCGGGCCCGCTGCAGATGTCGGTCACCCTGGTCGGCGTGGTGGTCCTCGTCGCCTGCGGCGTGCTCTGGACGATCGACCCGCCGGCCCCGCAGTGGTGGAGCCTGCCGGACTCGTGGTGGCTGCCCGGCGGCATCTGGACCGCCGTCACCCAGTTCGGCTCCGCAGCGATCGCGCTGGGCCTGATGATCTACAGCTACCGCCGGTTCCACGGCAAGCCGGACGCCCTGGCGGAGCTCGACGAGCAGGACCGCGTCTCCGCCCAGCGTGCCGAGCAGCGCGCCGGGCGCCGGGCCGCGTCGCGCTGACGCCGCCCGGTCCGACCAGGCCCCCGGGGGGTTGTCACTTTCGGTGAACGAGTGTTGACTGACGCAGGTCCGCCGCCGAAAGGGTGTCCTGCGTGTCCGTCAAAGATCGTCTGTCCTGGGACGGTGTCCGCCGCGCGGGCGCCCAGCTGACCACCCCGCTGCTCCCCGACGACTACCTGGCCCTGGTCAACCCGCTCTGGACCACCCGCGAGCTGCGCGGGGTGATCGAGAAGGTCGTGCCGGAGACCGAGGACACCGCCACCGTGGTCATCCGTCCCGGCTGGGGCTGGCGCTACACCCACCAGCCCGGCCAGTACATCGGGATCGGGCTGCAGGTCGGGGGCCGGTTCCACTGGCGCTCGTACTCCGTCTCGACCCCGCCGAGGCGGCGGGGACGCACCCTGGCCATCACGGTCCGGGCGATGCCCGAGGGCTTCCTCTCCCAGCACCTGGTCAACGGCGTGGAGCCGGGCACCGTCATCCGGCTGGCCCTGCCGTCGGGCGACTTCGTGCTCCCCAACCCGCCCCCGGCCAGGATCCTGTTCCTGGTCGGCGGCAGCGGCGTGACGCCGGTGATGTCCATGCTGCGCACCCTGGACCGTCGCGGCACGATGCCGGACGTGGTGATGAGCTACTCCTCCA
This window encodes:
- a CDS encoding ferredoxin reductase, with the translated sequence MSVKDRLSWDGVRRAGAQLTTPLLPDDYLALVNPLWTTRELRGVIEKVVPETEDTATVVIRPGWGWRYTHQPGQYIGIGLQVGGRFHWRSYSVSTPPRRRGRTLAITVRAMPEGFLSQHLVNGVEPGTVIRLALPSGDFVLPNPPPARILFLVGGSGVTPVMSMLRTLDRRGTMPDVVMSYSSTTQDRMIFRDELAELAGRHDSLTVHERYTDDDGMLVLEDHLDELCPDWRERQVWACGPGPMLDAASEFWDEAGLEDRLHLERFSVNFTGEGGEGGTLTFRSSGKSVEIDGATTVLEGGEQAGVGMPYGCRAGICHTCSVTMVEGKVRDLRNGEEFAEPNGSVQTCVTAPVGDCTFDI
- a CDS encoding PGPGW domain-containing protein, coding for MNVPGGGTVKRVVLETVGWLLVLIGVAALILPGPGLLCIMAGLIVLSQQYEWAERRLDPVKRRALREAARSVSGPLQMSVTLVGVVVLVACGVLWTIDPPAPQWWSLPDSWWLPGGIWTAVTQFGSAAIALGLMIYSYRRFHGKPDALAELDEQDRVSAQRAEQRAGRRAASR